In a genomic window of Punica granatum isolate Tunisia-2019 chromosome 6, ASM765513v2, whole genome shotgun sequence:
- the LOC116210671 gene encoding uncharacterized protein LOC116210671 has protein sequence MGTEVHIKSNLTAYLSMRDLNEDSNGCSWPIIYGDKALQNGLYQNGVLPRAATDAYLVYDKDIVKQTMLEHEAIFRDQVCELHRLYGRQRVLMDKWKRKDLQKSQVPNETSLASSSLMSHNTCEGARKWQISSGPLVSPSQVRPSTSEFMHSPVSSAKGETVFASQNGGSLNTSESRPSKVRRKMFDLHLPADQYIDTDEQDPPKDDNSQGTFGSFGDQDHRAKTENGVNLFFGKKEFDAKGRNMADLNEPVSVEDTNPFSNGESAKSQPSFLGLPPESSLNSHNGNRTETANSFPSGSDVKGRGWLSHVLEPGDGRGKKSVFRGVWANSYMPQQQMQGLFNKVHETPSYSHADQKVGLSRDRSFCGFGMSESIKSPESVLVSQFPSQLPIASSDDLSKSSWPQSVSIWEKPGSSLTQKPLPVEIHQFEASQRAAQSYGIFSEKWQDRNVASSNSGFGELPNRQNGFYHGSSSGSKELSGLNHVPSLSYDYFKSHNDGGVNLNVIPRSGPNDPVLTQGFGIANVERKQREDEMVTLPWLRAKAVGKSELVVINDLNSREPKLLDSSPPLLASKNEAGKWGQCSSEADLKRVDVGECLSDRKLFGRPVFDRPKNEPSSLNSLSHRSEGKVVENERKVRLLDINLPCDPFPELTREENSAGTEIVQNKGSDPIPKSSCSRHQIIDLNSCLSEDETSLAPPVLYTDRKHMPIIDLEVPAVPENEDDVFTGQVLEQPRETSVQKPEESMDDLCKVAAEAIVAISSACLKDCASDTVEDLTECKEDRLNWFVDLILSCGVPDESRPRACSWRGKSDGGNDCESPSEEVDFFELMTLKLTETKSEDYLPKPFVPETFDVDESAAATSAPARPRRGQARRGRQRRDFQRDILPGLASLSRHEVTEDLQTFGGLMRATGYHSWQSGLTRRNSSRNGPARGRRRSTVAVSVSPSSGSGSPGPTLTPLIQQLNNIETGGLEERKSLTGWGKTTRRPRRQRCPAGNPPIIHLT, from the exons ATGGGAACAGAAGTCCATATCAAAAGCAACTTGACAGCGTATCTTTCAATGAGGGACCTTAATGAGGACTCTAATGGTTGTAGCTGGCCCATAATTTATGGAGACAAAGCCCTTCAGAATGGGCTATATCAGAACGGTGTATTACCAAGGGCTGCTACTGATGCCTACCTTGTATATGACAAAGATATTGTGAAACAGACAATGCTCGAGCACGAGGCTATATTCAGGGATCAG GTATGCGAACTTCATCGTCTATACGGGAGACAGAGGGTCCTGATGGACAAGTGGAAAAGGAAAGACCTGCAGAAGAGTCAGGTTCCTAACGAAACATCATTAGCATCAAGCTCCTTAATGTCTCATAACACATGCGAAGGTGCTCGGAAATGGCAAATCAGTAGTGGGCCCTTAGTAAGCCCGAGTCAGGTGAGGCCTTCTACATCAGAGTTCATGCATTCTCCTGTCAGTTCTGCAAAGGGGGAAACTGTTTTTGCTTCCCAAAATGGTGGTAGTTTGAATACTTCCGAGTCAAGACCCTCCAAGGTCAGGAGGAAGATGTTTGATCTTCATCTCCCAGCAGATCAGTACATTGATACTGATGAACAGGACCCACCCAAGGATGATAACTCACAGGGAACTTTTGGTAGTTTCGGAGACCAAGACCACAGAGCCAAAACTGAGAATGGTGTAAATCTTTTCTTTGGAAAGAAAGAGTTTGATGCGAAGGGCAGAAATATGGCCGATCTGAATGAGCCCGTTTCAGTTGAAGACACAAATCCTTTCTCTAATGGGGAGTCTGCTAAATCACAGCCATCTTTTCTAGGCTTACCTCCTGAAAGTTCTCTTAACTCTCATAATGGAAACCGTACTGAGACTGCTAACAGCTTTCCTTCAGGCAGTGATGTGAAAGGAAGAGGGTGGCTCTCTCATGTGCTCGAACCTG GGGACGGTAGAGGCAAGAAATCTGTTTTTCGAGGTGTCTGGGCGAACAGTTACATGCCTCAGCAGCAAATGCAAGGTCTGTTCAACAAAGTTCACGAGACTCCGTCCTACTCGCATGCTGACCAAAAGGTTGGCCTTAGCAGGGATAGGTCCTTTTGCGGTTTTGGAATGTCTGAAAGCATTAAAAGCCCAGAATCAGTTTTGGTCTCTCAATTCCCGAGTCAATTGCCGATCGCTTCCTCAGATGATTTGTCCAAGTCCTCATGGCCTCAGTCGGTGTCTATTTGGGAAAAGCCAGGCAGTAGTTTAACTCAGAAACCATTGCCAGTTGAAATTCATCAGTTTGAGGCATCTCAGCGTGCAGCTCAGAGCTATGGAATATTCAGCGAAAAGTGGCAAGACAGAAATGTGGCTTCATCGAACTCAGGTTTTGGTGAGTTGCCTAATAGGCAAAATGGATTTTATCATGGGTCTTCTTCGGGTTCCAAAGAATTGTCGGGCTTGAATCACGTTCCCTCTCTCAGCTACGACTACTTTAAGAGTCATAATGATGGAGGAGTAAACTTGAATGTGATACCGAGGAGTGGTCCAAATGATCCTGTTCTTACCCAAGGTTTTGGGATTGCTAATGTTGAAAGGAAGCAGCGGGAGGATGAGATGGTGACTCTGCCTTGGCTTAGAGCTAAAGCAGTTGGTAAGAGTGAACTGGTTGTCATAAATGATCTCAATTCTCGAGAACCGAAGCTGTTAGATTCATCTCCTCCTTTGCTTGCCAGCAAAAATGAAGCTGGAAAATGGGGCCAGTGTTCCAGTGAAGCTGATCTAAAGAGGGTTGATGTGGGCGAATGTCTGAGTGATAGAAAACTCTTTGGGCGGCCAGTTTTTGATAGGCCCAAAAATGAGCCATCGTCTCTTAACTCCCTCTCTCATCGATCTGAAGGAAAAGTCGTGGAAAATGAGAGGAAAGTTAGACTACTCGACATTAACTTGCCATGCGACCCCTTTCCTGAGTTGACCAGAGAGGAAAATTCAGCTGGAACAGAGATTGTACAGAACAAAGGATCAGATCCAATTCCAAAGTCCTCTTGTTCAAGGCATCAGATTATCGATCTGAATTCATGCTTAAGTGAGGATGAGACTTCTTTGGCTCCGCCTGTTTTGTATACCGATAGAAAGCACATGCCTATCATAGATCTTGAGGTTCCTGCAGTCCCAGAGAACGAGGATGATGTTTTCACAGGACAGGTTTTGGAACAGCCTCGTGAAACCTCTGTGCAGAAACCTGAAGAATCAATGGACGACCTTTGTAAAGTAGCAGCAGAGGCAATAGTTGCCATCTCGTCAGCTTGTCTCAAAGATTGTGCCAGTGATACAGTTGAGGACTTGACAGAATGCAAGGAAGACCGGCTTAACTGGTTTGTTGATCTGATCTTGTCTTGTGGTGTGCCCGATGAGAGCAGGCCCAGAGCATGCTCTTGGAGAGGCAAAAGTGATGGTGGGAATGACTGTGAATCCCCATCAGAAGAGGTTGATTTCTTCGAGCTGATGACCCTAAAGCTGACTGAGACCAAATCTGAGGACTACCTTCCTAAACCTTTTGTGCCAGAGACCTTTGATGTGGATGAGTCTGCTGCTGCCACTTCAGCTCCTGCCCGGCCCCGGAGAGGCCAGGCGAGGAGGGGAAGGCAGAGGAGGGACTTCCAAAGGGACATCCTCCCTGGGCTCGCTTCCTTATCGAGGCACGAGGTGACTGAGGATCTTCAGACATTTGGGGGACTGATGAGGGCCACGGGCTACCATTCGTGGCAGTCAGGCCTGACAAGGAGGAACTCGTCTAGAAACGGGCCTGCTAGAGGAAGGCGGAGATCCACTGTAGCTGTCAGCGTCAGCCCCTCGTCAGGATCTGGTTCACCAGGCCCTACTCTGACTCCGCTGATTCAGCAACTTAATAACATTGAGACAGGGGGACTTGAGGAGAGGAAAAGCCTCACTGGGTGGGGGAAGACCACGAGGAGGCCTCGCAGACAGAGATGTCCTGCCGGTAACCCTCCCATCATCCACTTAACGTGA